A window of Ananas comosus cultivar F153 linkage group 4, ASM154086v1, whole genome shotgun sequence contains these coding sequences:
- the LOC109708612 gene encoding copper transporter 6-like — MAMGGGSGMGDGMGMPMPMPPPPSSMSMPTPMPSDDGMGGNGKMMMMHMTFFWGKRVQVLFSDWPGDRGLGMYVASLVFVLALAALAEAFSAASGRLARPGSGPLAAALLTLLHAARMGIAYLVMLAVMSFNVGVLIAAIVGHALGFLFARSGIFAKGSGPVDAEAQPNTHPPPPSKS; from the coding sequence ATGGCAATGGGGGGAGGAAGCGGCATGGGGGATGGGATGGGCATGCCCATGCCAATGCCTCCGCCACCATCGAGCATGAGCATGCCCACGCCCATGCCCAGCGACGACGGCATGGGGGGTAACGgtaagatgatgatgatgcacaTGACCTTCTTCTGGGGGAAGCGCGTCCAGGTGCTCTTCTCCGATTGGCCCGGCGACCGCGGCCTCGGCATGTACGTCGCCTCCCTCGTCTTCGTGCTCGCCCTCGCCGCGCTCGCCGAGGCCTTCTCCGCCGCGTCCGGACGCCTCGCGCGCCCCGGATCCGGCCCCCTCGCCGCGGCGCTCCTCACGCTCCTCCACGCCGCGCGGATGGGGATCGCTTACTTGGTCATGCTCGCCGTCATGTCCTTCAACGTCGGAGTCCTCATCGCCGCCATCGTGGGACACGCCCTAGGGTTTCTGTTCGCCAGGTCCGGGATCTTCGCCAAGGGCTCTGGCCCCGTCGACGCGGAGGCCCAGCCTAACACCCACCCTCCTCCTCCGtccaaaagctaa